A part of Crassostrea angulata isolate pt1a10 chromosome 5, ASM2561291v2, whole genome shotgun sequence genomic DNA contains:
- the LOC128184341 gene encoding uncharacterized protein LOC128184341 translates to MEKDSCPEDRITHALSQLKSDLEDIRSQDVKLMKQLLAINSVITSITNPRTRNPISRSATFSCSGKKRPTVKYTKKRACDDVMCNLKNPLVRYGSEPLVIDDDIDKTGSQESVSDLNAESAPAFPLSLSFSGRGSSITLMGSLTEEEEMDDAKYHQILMKNIKLWKKSKSPRNYN, encoded by the exons ATGGAAAAGGATTCCTGCCCAGAAGACAGGATAACCCATGCCTTATCACAACTAAAATCCGACTTG gAGGATATCCGAAGTCAGGATGTTAAACTCATGAAACAACTGTTGGCCATCAATAGCGTCATAACCTCCATTACCAACCCAAGAACCAGAAACCCCATTTCAAGGAGCGCCACCTTCAGTTGTTCTGGAAAAAAACGCCCAACCGTCAAATACACGAAGAAAAGAGCGTGCGATGACGTCATGTGTAATCTCAAAAACCCATTGGTCAGATACGGCAGTGAACCTTTGGTGATAGATGACGATATAGACAAAACTGGTTCCCAAGAATCGGTGTCAGATTTGAATGCCGAGTCCGCCCCAGCTTTTCCGCTATCGCTATCCTTCTCCGGAAGAGGAAGTTCTATCACACTCATGGGTTCTCTAACCGAGGAGGAAGAAATGGACGATGCAAAGTATCACCAGATTCTTATGAAGAATATAAAACTTTGGAAAAAGTCAAAGAGTCCAAGAAACTATAACTAG